Proteins encoded in a region of the Paenibacillus sp. W2I17 genome:
- a CDS encoding ABC transporter permease, which produces MSEGSVLSRKSDEGVSIAAVTGAATTLNGSQTAAVPGSEIHGQRGQAGKARSGSGVRGRSVALSMLPWVAGVLFLALWQLRLFHWIFSLESYQLPVPSAIAASIQENANMLFRYAMYSGTEMLGGFLLGSLLGAMAAAGASFFPTSGRAAVTVLSALNAVPIVALAPIMNNWFGDGIWSRIAVVTVITMATMAVSLFKGLTSIQPQYSDLLSGLAASRMQFFWKLRLPHAMPSLFAGLKINMSTSIIGAIVGEFFIASQGLGYLLSDQIRLANMPLAWSCIVIAAGLGIVLYEAVVLAEKRLTPWNRARTDH; this is translated from the coding sequence AAAGTGATGAAGGTGTGTCGATTGCTGCTGTAACTGGCGCGGCTACGACCCTCAATGGTTCACAGACGGCAGCTGTCCCAGGATCGGAAATTCATGGACAACGGGGACAAGCCGGAAAGGCTAGATCGGGCTCTGGCGTTCGCGGACGATCGGTTGCACTGAGTATGCTTCCTTGGGTTGCGGGTGTGTTGTTTCTCGCCCTCTGGCAGCTCAGGTTGTTTCATTGGATATTCTCGCTGGAAAGCTACCAGCTGCCTGTGCCTTCCGCGATTGCGGCATCCATACAGGAAAATGCCAATATGCTCTTTCGTTACGCGATGTACAGCGGAACCGAAATGCTGGGTGGGTTCCTGCTCGGTTCCCTGCTAGGCGCTATGGCGGCAGCGGGTGCATCGTTCTTTCCCACAAGCGGCAGGGCGGCGGTTACGGTTTTGTCTGCACTGAACGCGGTCCCCATCGTGGCCCTTGCCCCGATTATGAACAATTGGTTCGGTGACGGGATCTGGTCTCGTATTGCTGTTGTCACGGTGATTACGATGGCAACCATGGCTGTCAGCCTGTTCAAAGGGCTGACTTCAATTCAACCGCAGTACAGTGATCTGCTGAGTGGCCTTGCCGCGAGCAGGATGCAGTTTTTTTGGAAGCTGAGACTGCCTCACGCCATGCCTTCCCTCTTTGCCGGTCTAAAGATCAATATGTCGACCAGTATTATTGGGGCCATTGTGGGTGAATTTTTCATCGCGTCCCAGGGGCTCGGATACTTGCTCTCGGATCAGATTCGACTGGCGAACATGCCTTTGGCCTGGTCCTGCATTGTCATCGCCGCGGGGCTCGGCATTGTGTTGTATGAAGCGGTTGTTCTGGCGGAAAAACGACTCACTCCGTGGAATCGTGCACGCACAGATCACTAA
- a CDS encoding ABC transporter substrate-binding protein produces MYKMLKPGLLVLVLLVVTMLGACSTKSEPAAEPVAASSGGAGEADQPLTKVKIQLKWVPQAQFAGIYAAKEKGFFADEGIDAEIIPGGPDIVIEQQVVNGAADVGITGVDSLLVSRDNGLPLVSLAQISQKSSYRLIAKKSLGITDPAQMKGKKVSTWFGSQQFQVLAFMEKNGLDPKKDIELVKQGFTMDQFFNDQVDVATATIYNEYHVVLESGMKESDLDVFNIEDAGVGMLEDTLIAKKDWVDNNRELAVKVTRAILKGWNYAIDQQDETVDIVMSNVTDGSTTREHQVTMLEEIAKLIRPEGFTEQQVGNFVDESFARTADIALNYGLIKKAANLDEALEKSIYEEAVK; encoded by the coding sequence ATGTACAAAATGTTGAAGCCGGGTTTGCTGGTATTGGTCCTGTTGGTTGTTACGATGCTGGGCGCATGTTCTACGAAGTCTGAGCCGGCGGCTGAGCCTGTCGCTGCGAGTTCAGGAGGGGCGGGGGAAGCAGATCAACCCTTAACCAAAGTGAAAATTCAGCTAAAATGGGTGCCGCAGGCGCAGTTTGCCGGGATCTATGCAGCGAAGGAGAAAGGTTTTTTTGCAGATGAAGGCATTGATGCCGAGATTATTCCGGGTGGTCCGGATATTGTGATTGAGCAGCAGGTGGTCAATGGTGCGGCCGATGTGGGGATCACGGGAGTAGACAGTCTACTGGTCAGCCGGGATAACGGCTTGCCGCTCGTTTCGCTCGCCCAGATCTCGCAGAAGAGTAGTTATCGCTTGATTGCCAAGAAGTCCTTGGGCATTACTGATCCGGCTCAGATGAAAGGCAAGAAGGTCAGTACCTGGTTTGGCAGTCAGCAGTTTCAGGTGCTCGCGTTCATGGAGAAGAATGGCCTAGATCCGAAGAAAGATATTGAACTGGTGAAGCAAGGGTTCACAATGGATCAGTTTTTCAATGATCAGGTAGATGTGGCGACGGCAACGATCTATAACGAATATCACGTGGTGCTGGAAAGTGGAATGAAAGAATCCGATCTGGATGTATTCAATATTGAAGATGCTGGTGTTGGGATGTTGGAGGACACGCTGATTGCCAAGAAGGATTGGGTAGACAACAACCGTGAGCTTGCGGTCAAAGTGACCCGTGCCATTTTGAAAGGCTGGAACTACGCCATTGATCAACAGGATGAAACGGTGGATATCGTGATGAGTAATGTGACGGATGGCAGCACCACCCGCGAGCATCAGGTCACGATGCTCGAAGAGATTGCAAAGCTGATTCGCCCCGAAGGATTTACGGAACAGCAAGTCGGCAACTTTGTGGATGAGTCCTTTGCCCGAACTGCGGATATTGCACTGAACTATGGCCTGATCAAAAAAGCCGCAAATCTGGATGAAGCGCTCGAGAAAAGCATCTATGAAGAAGCGGTGAAATAA
- a CDS encoding aspartate aminotransferase family protein, which yields MSSVDQQPQPLGGTKEEWLEKDRKYVWHHISPHNDHPMIAVSGEGSWITDQDGTRYLDAMSGLWCVNVGHGREEIARSAYEQMKALAYVPMTQSHEPAILLAEKLNDWLEGEYRIFFSNSGSDANEVAFKIARQYHHQNGEPTRHKFISRHRAYHGNSMGALGATGQAARKIKYEPLGVGFSHVPPPYCYRCPFGRNKNGCALECATIYEEVIRWEGPETVAAVIMEPVITGGGMIVPPPDYMRTVQEICQRYGVLLIVDEVICGFGRSGQKFGHQNYGVQPDIVTMAKGMTSAYSPLSATAVRADLYETFREPGPDAHFRHVNTFGGNPVSCRVALANLEILERENLVSRAEELGQLLREKLVPLLELSIVGDIRSFGFACGIELIEADGSPAEADKVMKVLASCKRDGILIGKNGDTVPGFANILTISPPFVTTEEELDLIAGSLLVALRSLDAG from the coding sequence ATGAGTTCTGTAGATCAGCAGCCTCAGCCGCTTGGCGGTACGAAGGAAGAATGGTTGGAGAAGGATCGCAAATACGTATGGCATCACATCTCACCTCATAACGATCATCCAATGATTGCGGTAAGTGGGGAGGGCAGTTGGATCACCGATCAGGATGGTACGCGTTATCTGGATGCGATGTCTGGACTGTGGTGTGTGAATGTGGGGCATGGTCGTGAGGAGATTGCGAGAAGTGCCTATGAACAGATGAAAGCACTCGCTTATGTACCGATGACACAGAGTCACGAACCAGCGATTTTGCTGGCGGAGAAGCTGAATGATTGGCTGGAGGGGGAGTATCGAATATTCTTCTCCAACTCAGGTTCAGATGCAAATGAGGTGGCTTTCAAAATAGCCCGTCAGTATCACCATCAGAATGGTGAGCCTACTCGGCACAAATTCATTTCCCGTCACCGTGCTTATCACGGTAACTCTATGGGAGCGCTGGGCGCCACCGGGCAAGCCGCCCGCAAGATCAAATACGAGCCGCTTGGCGTGGGTTTTTCTCATGTTCCGCCACCATATTGTTACCGATGTCCGTTTGGACGAAATAAGAATGGATGCGCACTTGAATGTGCAACCATCTATGAAGAGGTGATTCGTTGGGAAGGTCCAGAGACGGTTGCGGCAGTAATTATGGAGCCGGTAATCACAGGAGGCGGCATGATTGTACCCCCGCCGGATTATATGCGTACCGTGCAAGAGATCTGTCAGCGCTATGGTGTGTTGCTCATTGTAGATGAGGTAATCTGTGGTTTTGGCCGCTCTGGGCAGAAATTTGGTCATCAGAACTATGGCGTACAGCCTGATATTGTGACAATGGCAAAAGGCATGACCAGTGCCTATTCGCCGCTATCAGCAACGGCGGTGCGAGCCGATCTGTATGAGACGTTCCGGGAACCCGGACCGGATGCCCATTTTCGCCATGTGAATACCTTTGGTGGGAATCCCGTGTCCTGCCGGGTGGCACTCGCGAATCTGGAGATTCTGGAACGAGAGAATCTGGTCAGCCGGGCGGAAGAACTGGGACAACTGCTTCGTGAGAAGCTGGTGCCATTGCTGGAGCTGTCCATTGTGGGGGATATCCGTTCATTCGGATTCGCCTGTGGCATTGAATTGATTGAAGCAGACGGATCTCCTGCGGAGGCGGACAAAGTGATGAAAGTACTCGCCAGTTGTAAAAGGGATGGCATCCTGATTGGCAAGAACGGCGATACCGTACCGGGGTTTGCAAACATTTTGACGATCTCTCCGCCATTTGTCACCACCGAGGAAGAGCTGGATCTGATCGCTGGAAGTTTGCTCGTTGCGCTGCGTAGTCTGGACGCAGGTTAG
- a CDS encoding M20 family metallo-hydrolase: MQTTTGKIINQLRLNERIEQLSQIGRIAETGVCRLALTPEDMDGIIQVRLWMEKAGLTTRLDPFGNLIGRLEGADQALPILMIGSHIDSQPYGGRYDGAIGVLGALEAVQCLIENGIQPRMPIEVIAFCDEEGSRFNKGLFGSRGITGQLEEGELERQDKNGVTRREALEAFGCSPSDFEEAIYPPGSIGSYLELHIEQGPVLEALNAPIGLVAGISGPLWLTVTMKGMAGHAGSVPMGMRHDALVGSAKVIAAFDDMVREDPEAPTVGTVGSLRVFPDSRNIIPEEVSFTVDLRDMEMERRNRLEARLMNILDDVSFRYGLTYSLTEDTNSEPRYCAEPIKSVIRSSAEEIGVTLPELMSGPFHDALALSLVCDYGMIFVRSKDGISHHPSEYSSPEDIGLGTEVLYRTIRRMCSGMNQPIILPEEAL; encoded by the coding sequence ATGCAGACCACAACAGGCAAAATCATTAATCAGCTGCGGCTGAATGAACGAATTGAGCAGTTGTCACAGATTGGCCGAATCGCGGAGACGGGTGTCTGCCGACTTGCCCTGACCCCGGAAGATATGGACGGCATCATTCAGGTTCGTCTCTGGATGGAAAAGGCCGGTCTGACGACACGACTTGATCCGTTTGGCAATCTGATTGGTCGTCTGGAAGGTGCGGATCAGGCGCTGCCGATCCTCATGATTGGTTCCCATATCGACTCTCAGCCCTACGGCGGTCGATATGATGGTGCGATTGGCGTACTCGGCGCGCTCGAAGCAGTGCAATGCCTGATCGAAAATGGCATTCAGCCCCGAATGCCGATTGAGGTGATTGCCTTTTGCGATGAAGAGGGTTCCCGCTTTAACAAAGGTCTGTTCGGCTCGCGTGGTATAACTGGTCAGTTGGAAGAAGGCGAACTGGAGCGGCAGGATAAAAACGGAGTGACCCGCCGGGAGGCGCTGGAAGCCTTTGGTTGTTCTCCTTCAGATTTTGAAGAAGCGATCTATCCGCCAGGTTCCATTGGCAGTTATCTGGAGCTGCATATTGAGCAGGGACCGGTGCTGGAAGCGCTGAATGCTCCGATAGGTCTGGTGGCGGGCATCTCGGGCCCGCTGTGGCTTACGGTGACGATGAAAGGCATGGCGGGTCATGCGGGCTCTGTTCCGATGGGGATGCGGCATGATGCTTTGGTAGGCAGCGCCAAAGTCATTGCGGCTTTTGATGACATGGTGAGAGAAGACCCGGAAGCTCCAACCGTAGGTACGGTGGGAAGTCTGAGGGTGTTTCCAGACTCGCGTAACATCATCCCGGAGGAAGTCAGCTTCACGGTTGATTTACGAGACATGGAGATGGAGCGCAGGAACCGGCTTGAAGCCCGATTGATGAACATTTTGGATGACGTGAGTTTCCGATATGGTCTAACCTACTCGCTGACAGAGGATACGAATAGTGAGCCGCGGTATTGTGCAGAGCCAATCAAGTCGGTGATTCGTTCATCCGCGGAAGAGATCGGGGTTACTTTGCCAGAACTGATGAGTGGTCCGTTCCATGATGCGTTGGCCCTTTCGCTTGTGTGTGATTATGGCATGATCTTTGTCCGCAGCAAGGACGGCATCAGTCATCATCCCAGCGAATATTCCTCCCCGGAGGATATTGGACTTGGCACGGAAGTGTTGTATCGCACCATTCGGAGGATGTGCAGTGGAATGAACCAACCAATCATTTTACCTGAGGAGGCGTTGTGA
- a CDS encoding nitrilase-related carbon-nitrogen hydrolase: MSKVSIGLIQASHGIEGSAPVEVHKEAAVQKHIALVREAAARGAKIIGLQEVFYGPYFCTEQNPKWYASAEPVPEGPTTRRFQELAKELAVVIILPVYEVEGIASYYNTAAVIDADGSYLGKYRKHHIPHVEAGEGTNGFWEKYYFKPGNLGYPVFDTAYARVGVYICYDRHFPEGARLLGLAGAEIVFNPSATVAGTSEYLWKLEQPAHAVANGYYVAAINRVGVEAPWNMGEFYGQSYLVDPRGRMVAIGSRDQDEVVIGEVDTEMIREVRNVWQFYRDRRPETYEHLVRL, from the coding sequence ATGAGCAAAGTCAGCATCGGATTAATCCAGGCTTCACATGGGATTGAGGGTTCGGCTCCCGTTGAGGTGCACAAAGAGGCTGCGGTTCAGAAGCACATTGCGCTGGTCCGTGAAGCTGCTGCAAGAGGGGCCAAGATCATCGGGCTGCAGGAAGTATTCTATGGCCCGTATTTTTGCACAGAGCAGAATCCCAAATGGTATGCATCTGCTGAACCGGTGCCGGAAGGACCAACGACCAGACGTTTTCAGGAGCTGGCGAAGGAGCTTGCGGTGGTGATTATTTTACCCGTGTACGAGGTGGAGGGCATTGCTTCGTATTACAATACGGCAGCCGTCATTGATGCGGATGGTTCATATCTGGGCAAATATCGCAAACATCATATCCCGCATGTGGAGGCGGGTGAGGGTACGAATGGGTTCTGGGAAAAGTATTATTTCAAACCAGGCAACCTCGGCTATCCGGTATTTGATACGGCCTACGCCAGAGTCGGCGTGTACATCTGTTATGATCGTCATTTTCCGGAAGGTGCACGATTGCTCGGGCTCGCGGGGGCAGAAATTGTGTTCAATCCGTCCGCAACAGTTGCGGGTACATCGGAATATCTGTGGAAACTGGAACAGCCTGCTCACGCGGTAGCTAACGGCTATTATGTAGCGGCCATCAACCGGGTCGGTGTGGAAGCGCCATGGAATATGGGTGAATTTTACGGACAGTCGTACCTGGTCGACCCGCGAGGCAGAATGGTAGCGATAGGCAGCCGGGATCAGGATGAGGTCGTTATTGGCGAGGTGGATACGGAGATGATTCGTGAGGTGCGTAATGTGTGGCAATTCTACCGGGATCGCAGGCCGGAAACGTACGAACATCTGGTTCGTCTGTGA
- a CDS encoding NAD(P)-dependent oxidoreductase produces the protein MNSSGTTLSDYGWESRFAEMKPAMTGKEAMEESNRCLYCYDAPCIKACPTDINIPSFISKISTGHLKGSARTIMDANPVGASCARVCPTEELCEGACVLNESSKPIRIGDLQRYATDWARAKNEPLFQAAPANGRNVAVVGAGPAGLSAARELGRAGYEVTIYEAKPKGGGLNTYGIVSFRLPESVALWEVEQVEALGVQIRYGVRIGVDIPATQLLEQHEAVILACGMGSVPMLGIEGETLEGVYDAIELVESTKQGVPPALNGLKVAVIGAGNTAVDAATCSVRLGAERVQMLYRRGESQMTAYAFEYTFAKQEGVEFRWFTLPKRIIGDENGRVQAVECVKMELITPPGGGRALPVPVEGSEFMIECDTVIRAIGQHRLLPLIEAFGLRHHWGVVEIEPDTYRTSHPQIYAAGDVIFGQGQGEAMVVSAAQQGKLAAAAVMKALPGQVEETA, from the coding sequence ATGAACAGCTCAGGAACAACGTTATCCGATTATGGGTGGGAGAGTCGTTTTGCCGAGATGAAACCCGCCATGACAGGCAAGGAAGCGATGGAGGAGTCGAACCGCTGTCTGTACTGTTACGATGCACCTTGTATCAAGGCTTGCCCAACTGACATTAATATCCCTTCTTTTATTAGCAAAATATCGACAGGGCACCTGAAAGGATCGGCCCGCACCATTATGGATGCGAATCCGGTTGGAGCCAGCTGCGCACGTGTATGCCCCACAGAAGAGTTATGTGAAGGCGCATGTGTACTAAACGAATCGTCGAAGCCGATTCGAATAGGTGACTTACAACGTTACGCCACTGATTGGGCACGAGCGAAGAACGAGCCGTTATTCCAGGCAGCACCTGCCAATGGGAGAAACGTTGCTGTTGTGGGAGCGGGTCCTGCGGGACTTTCTGCGGCACGTGAACTGGGGCGGGCAGGGTATGAGGTGACGATCTACGAAGCCAAACCCAAAGGCGGCGGGCTGAATACGTACGGCATCGTATCTTTCCGTTTGCCCGAATCGGTTGCGCTATGGGAAGTGGAGCAGGTAGAAGCTCTTGGTGTGCAGATCCGTTATGGGGTGCGCATCGGTGTGGATATTCCTGCTACGCAGTTGCTGGAGCAACATGAAGCGGTCATTCTGGCATGTGGCATGGGTTCAGTACCTATGCTGGGCATTGAAGGAGAGACACTGGAAGGGGTCTATGATGCCATTGAATTGGTGGAGTCTACAAAGCAAGGTGTTCCACCCGCGTTGAATGGTCTGAAGGTCGCCGTTATTGGCGCGGGCAACACGGCGGTAGATGCAGCGACCTGTTCGGTACGTCTTGGTGCCGAGCGGGTGCAGATGTTATATCGGCGCGGGGAAAGCCAGATGACGGCGTATGCGTTTGAATATACGTTTGCCAAGCAGGAGGGTGTGGAGTTCCGCTGGTTTACCCTGCCGAAGCGTATTATTGGAGACGAGAACGGTCGGGTTCAGGCTGTGGAATGCGTGAAAATGGAGCTAATTACCCCGCCTGGTGGTGGGCGCGCGTTGCCTGTGCCTGTAGAAGGATCGGAGTTCATGATTGAATGTGATACGGTCATCCGGGCGATTGGGCAGCATCGTTTATTACCATTAATCGAAGCGTTTGGGCTTCGTCACCACTGGGGCGTCGTCGAGATCGAGCCGGATACGTACCGTACCTCGCATCCTCAAATCTATGCGGCAGGAGACGTTATTTTTGGTCAAGGGCAGGGTGAGGCGATGGTTGTCTCGGCTGCACAGCAGGGTAAGCTGGCTGCCGCCGCTGTCATGAAGGCGTTGCCTGGACAGGTGGAAGAGACGGCGTGA
- the preA gene encoding NAD-dependent dihydropyrimidine dehydrogenase subunit PreA: MADLSINLAGIRSPNPFWLASAPPTNTGYQVQRAFEAGWGGAVWKTLGEPIINTSSRFAAVHFGGQRVAGFNNIELISDRPLEVNLREIAETKKRFPDRAVVASLMVEPTREKWHEIVKKVEAVGVDGLELNFGCPHGMAERGMGAASGQQPDLVELQTMWVKEVATTPVIVKLTPNITDITATARAAVRGGADAISLINTINSLAGVDLDSWNTVPHVGGKGAHGGYCGPAVKPIALNMVAECARNPEVGVPISGIGGISDWRDTAEFLLMGATGVQVCTAAMHHGFRIVEDMIDGLNDYLDEKGLSSVAELVGQTVPRYSDWGNLDLNYKVVARINRDVCINCNKCHIACEDTSHQCIDMLTDPSGSYLEVVEEDCVGCNLCSIVCPVDGAIEMVELVPEQEPVTWNERQSAIAMLQSVRDQSTKEAIS, translated from the coding sequence ATGGCTGACTTATCCATTAATCTGGCAGGTATTCGATCACCCAATCCATTCTGGCTGGCTTCTGCACCACCGACCAATACGGGGTATCAGGTTCAGCGTGCGTTCGAGGCGGGCTGGGGTGGTGCGGTGTGGAAGACGCTGGGTGAGCCAATTATCAATACATCCTCCCGTTTCGCGGCGGTCCATTTTGGCGGACAGCGTGTAGCGGGGTTTAACAATATTGAATTGATATCCGATCGTCCGCTGGAAGTGAACCTGCGGGAGATTGCCGAGACCAAGAAACGCTTCCCGGATCGCGCGGTTGTCGCTTCACTGATGGTGGAACCTACGCGGGAGAAGTGGCATGAGATTGTGAAAAAGGTGGAAGCCGTCGGTGTCGACGGCCTGGAGCTGAACTTTGGCTGCCCGCATGGCATGGCTGAGCGTGGCATGGGAGCTGCCTCCGGTCAGCAGCCGGATCTGGTAGAACTCCAGACGATGTGGGTGAAGGAAGTGGCGACCACACCAGTGATTGTGAAGCTCACGCCGAATATCACGGATATTACGGCGACTGCCCGGGCAGCTGTCCGCGGTGGCGCAGATGCGATCTCTCTGATCAATACGATTAACTCCCTGGCAGGTGTGGATCTGGATTCATGGAATACCGTGCCGCATGTGGGCGGCAAAGGAGCGCATGGCGGATACTGTGGCCCAGCGGTGAAGCCAATTGCACTGAACATGGTTGCTGAGTGTGCGCGTAATCCAGAGGTAGGTGTACCGATCTCAGGGATTGGTGGCATATCTGATTGGCGGGATACCGCAGAGTTTCTGCTTATGGGCGCTACAGGGGTTCAGGTATGTACCGCAGCGATGCATCATGGATTCCGTATAGTGGAGGACATGATTGATGGCCTGAACGATTATTTGGATGAAAAGGGTCTGAGCAGCGTTGCAGAACTGGTAGGTCAGACGGTCCCACGTTACTCGGATTGGGGCAATCTCGATCTGAACTACAAAGTGGTCGCCCGCATCAACCGCGATGTCTGCATCAATTGCAACAAATGCCATATTGCTTGTGAGGACACCTCGCATCAGTGTATTGATATGTTGACCGACCCGTCTGGCTCCTATCTGGAAGTGGTGGAAGAGGACTGTGTTGGCTGTAATCTGTGTTCGATCGTTTGCCCGGTGGATGGGGCGATTGAGATGGTTGAACTTGTACCTGAACAGGAACCTGTAACCTGGAATGAACGTCAGTCTGCGATTGCGATGCTGCAATCCGTTAGAGATCAATCAACCAAGGAGGCGATATCATGA
- the hydA gene encoding dihydropyrimidinase codes for MSTRKLIRNGVLVTASDTFEADILIEKGKITQIGIGLVPDERTEIVDAAGCYVIPGGIDPHTHLDMPFGGTVTADDFSTGTTAAAFGGTTTIIDFCLTQKGRPLVESLQEWHAKAEGKAAIDYGFHLMIGEMNDQVLEELPQIIEEEGVSSFKVFMAYKNQFQADDGILFQTLQKAKEYGALVMVHAENGDVIDLLVRQALAEGRTEPIHHALTRPSMLEGEATGRAARLAALADSQLYVVHVTCAEAVEQIARMREMGYRIWGETCPQYLTLDQSILDQPDFEGAKYVWSPPLREAAHQEVLWNALKSGQLQTIGSDHCSFNFKGQKDLGKDDFSKIPNGGPVIEDRLSILYSEGVVKGRITLNQWVDLCSTRASKLFGLFPQKGTLAVGTDADIVIFDPSVNRVISADTHHMNVDYSAFEGMQVQGCPVTVLCRGEYVIRDRQFAGLAGAGQYVKRNKYDAGAPIPVKQPVTAVNGGRS; via the coding sequence ATGAGTACCCGCAAATTGATTCGTAATGGTGTGTTGGTCACAGCGTCGGATACCTTTGAAGCAGATATATTGATCGAAAAGGGTAAAATCACACAGATTGGTATCGGACTGGTGCCTGACGAACGAACGGAGATTGTGGATGCAGCGGGCTGTTACGTCATTCCGGGCGGTATAGACCCGCATACGCATCTGGATATGCCCTTCGGTGGAACGGTAACGGCGGATGATTTTTCGACAGGAACAACAGCAGCAGCCTTTGGCGGTACAACAACGATCATTGATTTCTGTCTGACACAAAAAGGCCGTCCATTAGTCGAATCCCTCCAAGAGTGGCACGCCAAAGCCGAGGGTAAAGCCGCCATCGACTACGGTTTCCATCTCATGATTGGGGAGATGAATGATCAGGTGCTGGAAGAGTTACCGCAGATCATTGAAGAAGAGGGCGTATCATCCTTCAAGGTGTTCATGGCGTATAAAAACCAGTTTCAGGCCGATGACGGGATTCTCTTCCAGACGCTGCAAAAGGCAAAAGAGTACGGCGCACTCGTCATGGTTCATGCCGAGAACGGGGATGTCATTGATCTGCTGGTACGACAGGCGCTGGCCGAAGGGCGCACCGAGCCGATTCATCATGCGTTGACTCGTCCATCCATGCTGGAGGGAGAAGCAACAGGGCGTGCGGCACGTCTGGCTGCACTTGCGGATTCACAGCTGTATGTGGTGCATGTGACCTGTGCGGAGGCTGTGGAGCAGATCGCGCGTATGCGTGAAATGGGCTATCGAATCTGGGGGGAGACCTGTCCTCAGTATTTGACGTTGGATCAGTCGATCTTGGATCAGCCGGACTTTGAAGGTGCAAAGTATGTTTGGTCACCACCGTTGCGGGAAGCAGCGCATCAGGAAGTACTCTGGAACGCACTAAAAAGTGGCCAGTTGCAGACGATTGGCTCCGATCATTGTTCGTTTAATTTCAAAGGGCAGAAGGATCTGGGTAAGGATGATTTCAGTAAAATTCCGAACGGGGGGCCTGTCATCGAAGATCGCCTCAGTATTCTGTATTCGGAAGGTGTAGTCAAGGGGCGGATTACGCTCAATCAGTGGGTCGATCTGTGTTCGACAAGAGCGAGCAAGTTATTTGGATTATTTCCGCAGAAAGGGACTCTGGCTGTCGGGACAGATGCGGATATCGTTATTTTTGACCCCTCTGTAAACAGGGTGATCTCGGCAGATACGCATCATATGAATGTGGATTACAGTGCATTTGAAGGTATGCAGGTACAGGGATGTCCGGTGACGGTGTTGTGCCGCGGGGAGTATGTCATTCGAGATCGGCAATTCGCAGGATTGGCAGGAGCAGGCCAATATGTGAAGCGCAACAAGTATGATGCAGGTGCACCCATACCGGTGAAACAGCCTGTGACGGCAGTGAATGGAGGGAGAAGCTGA